DNA sequence from the Hoylesella buccalis ATCC 35310 genome:
GAGTTGCAAGCGTCATCCCGGAGAGAACCGTAGAATGGCCCGAAGACGGTACCAGGTTTAACGCCTGGCACCATTCTTCTTCTGATTTGTTCAACCACATATATAATAAGGTGTATTTTGCAAAAAAACTTGTTTTCATCGTGATTTTGTAATAAAAATCTTTTATTTTTGCATAAGATAGGCATCGCCTCAACAAAGTAAACAAGTTTCCTTTGCTTTCGGCTTGCACTATCTTTGCATAAGATAGGCATCGCTTCGACAAAGAAAACAAGTTTCCTTTGTTTTCGGCTTGCACTATCTTTGCAACAAATACAAAGATTATGTGGTTGAACATTTTATGGATGATTGCCGGTATCGCCCTCGTGTTATGGGGTGCCGACCGACTGACTGACGGTGCCGTTGCCATTGCAGAACGCATGCACATGTCGCAAATAGTAATTGGACTGACGATTGTGGCCATGGGAACCTCCATGCCCGAGTTTTTTGTCAGTCTGCTATCCGCCTTGAAGTCCACGCCAGACATGGCGGTGGGCAACGTCTTGGGATCTAACATTTTCAATTCCCTACTCATCGTGGGTTGTGCCGCCTTGGTGGCACCGATGACCATCCTGAAATCAACGGTGAAGCGTGACATTCCTTTTGCCTTTGTGGCTTCGTGGGTGTTGCTGATGCTGTGCCTCGACCGCCATCTCTCGCGCATCGACGCAGGCGTGCTCTTCGCTATGTTCTTGCTGTACATGTATTTCACCCTCAAGGGAGCCAAGCAAGAGCCCGACGAGAATGAAGAGGCGCAAAAGAACTATTCTCTCCCAAAATCTATTTTTTTCCTGCTGTTGGGTTTGGGCTGTCTGGTCTTTGGCAGCAACCTGTTTGTCGATTCGGCCACGGTGATTGCCAAGTCGATGGGCGTGAGCGATGCCGTGATTGGTCTGACCATCATTGCCGGCGGAACCTCGATGCCCGAGCTGGCCACCAGCGTGGTGTCGGCTCGCAAGGGACAGAGCGGCATTGCCATTGGCAACGTGTTGGGTTCTAACGTGTTCAACATCTTGATGATTCTGGGCATCACCGGCCTCATCAGTCCGATGCAACTCAAGGGTATCACCAACCTCGACTTGTCGATGCTGATTATCTCGATGGTGATGCTCTGGCTGTTCTCGCGCACCAAATACACCATTGCCCGTTGGGAAGGTGCCTTGCTCACCGTGGTGTTCCTGGGCTACATGAGTTACCTGGTAGCAGGAGCCTGAGACATCGTTGGGCCGTGATTCATCACGTTTCGCAAACCGTTTGGGCGCGATAATTCTTCCCTAAGTAATCATCGAACTGTGCGAGGGGTCAAGCTGGTCGTTGTGCCAGCGGTGGAAGCTCTCGCGCGTCTTTCTGCCTTTGCGCAGCAGAGCCAACAGATGGCATTTGGCATCCGAGATGTCCTTGATGGGCTTGCCCTGCGAATGGCGCAGCATGCGGAACCATTGCAGACAATAGTAGCGGGTGTGGGCGTTGCGATAGACGCACAGTCCTGTGAGCGCTTCCAGACTGCGCATGAAAGCGGCATCGCCAAACAACGCATTGAGGATGCCCTTTTCCACCGCTTCCACATCGGCTGCAGACGCATGGCCGGCAATTCCATGCTCATTAGCCGCCAAAGTCATGTGGTTTGGGCGCTTATCTGTAAGAGATTGAGCATCAACCAACATGCTTTTGCCTGTCGGCTCGCTAACGGGCGTTTGGGAAGCACTTTGAGGCATTGGTTGAGTTGCTAATTGTTCTTCCTGTAGCGGTGCAGGTTGTACTTCCTGTTGCGGTGCAGGTTGCGATTCCGGTTGACAGGTCTGACGTGCCGGAATCTTTTCCCGATTTTTATTTTTAAAATTTCCGTC
Encoded proteins:
- a CDS encoding calcium/sodium antiporter codes for the protein MWLNILWMIAGIALVLWGADRLTDGAVAIAERMHMSQIVIGLTIVAMGTSMPEFFVSLLSALKSTPDMAVGNVLGSNIFNSLLIVGCAALVAPMTILKSTVKRDIPFAFVASWVLLMLCLDRHLSRIDAGVLFAMFLLYMYFTLKGAKQEPDENEEAQKNYSLPKSIFFLLLGLGCLVFGSNLFVDSATVIAKSMGVSDAVIGLTIIAGGTSMPELATSVVSARKGQSGIAIGNVLGSNVFNILMILGITGLISPMQLKGITNLDLSMLIISMVMLWLFSRTKYTIARWEGALLTVVFLGYMSYLVAGA